In Achromobacter spanius, the following proteins share a genomic window:
- a CDS encoding vWA domain-containing protein, translated as MLIDFFYHLRAHKLPVSVKEYLTLVDALRHDLMAPTLDEFYFLARATLVKDESLYDRYDKAFGAYYKGIQAALPADKEIPLDWLIKEFEKNLSPEEKAAIEKHGWDKLMELFKERMEEQKERHAGGSKWIGTGGTSPFGNGGYHPEGIRVGGASAGNRSAVKVWDMRQFKDYDDQVELGTRNFKVALRRLRRFARQGADMELDLDDTIASTARNAGHLDLRMVPERHNTVKVLMLLDVGGSMDDHIGRVEELFSAARSEFRNLEVYYFHNCPYESLWQSNRRRQNERFDTWDVLRKYNPDWRLIIVGDATMSPYEILQPGGSVEHYNKEPGAQWMRRLLDAWPKSVWLNPEPTASWQYRQSIALMRDIMQDRMYPVTVAGLEQAMRVLSK; from the coding sequence ATGCTGATCGACTTCTTCTACCACCTTCGGGCGCACAAGCTGCCCGTCTCGGTCAAGGAATACCTGACCCTGGTGGACGCCCTGCGCCACGACCTGATGGCGCCCACGCTGGACGAGTTCTACTTCCTGGCACGCGCCACGCTGGTCAAGGACGAATCACTCTACGACCGCTACGACAAGGCCTTTGGCGCCTACTACAAGGGCATCCAGGCAGCGCTGCCGGCGGACAAGGAAATCCCGCTGGACTGGCTGATAAAAGAGTTCGAGAAGAACCTGTCGCCCGAAGAAAAAGCCGCCATTGAAAAGCACGGCTGGGACAAACTGATGGAGCTCTTCAAGGAACGCATGGAAGAGCAGAAAGAGCGCCACGCGGGCGGCAGCAAATGGATTGGCACCGGCGGCACCTCGCCGTTCGGCAACGGCGGTTATCACCCCGAAGGCATCCGCGTGGGCGGCGCATCGGCGGGCAACCGCTCGGCGGTCAAGGTCTGGGACATGCGCCAGTTCAAGGACTACGACGATCAGGTCGAACTGGGCACGCGCAACTTCAAGGTGGCGCTGCGGCGCTTGCGCCGTTTTGCGCGCCAAGGCGCCGACATGGAACTGGACCTGGACGACACCATCGCCAGCACCGCGCGCAACGCCGGCCACCTGGACCTGCGCATGGTGCCCGAACGCCACAACACCGTAAAGGTGCTGATGCTGCTGGACGTGGGCGGCAGCATGGACGACCACATCGGCCGCGTGGAAGAATTGTTTTCAGCGGCGCGCAGCGAATTCCGCAATCTGGAAGTCTATTACTTCCACAACTGCCCGTACGAAAGCCTGTGGCAAAGCAACCGCCGCCGCCAGAACGAACGTTTCGACACCTGGGACGTGCTGCGCAAGTACAACCCGGACTGGCGGCTGATCATCGTCGGCGACGCCACCATGAGCCCGTACGAAATCCTGCAACCCGGCGGGTCCGTCGAACACTACAACAAGGAACCTGGCGCACAGTGGATGCGGCGGCTGCTGGATGCCTGGCCGAAATCGGTGTGGCTCAACCCCGAGCCCACCGCGTCGTGGCAATACCGTCAGTCCATCGCGCTGATGCGCGACATCATGCAGGACCGCATGTATCCGGTCACCGTCGCGGGCCTGGAACAAGCGATGCGGGTCCTCTCCAAATAA
- a CDS encoding M16 family metallopeptidase produces MRLSLSKLPRPLGALLFSSFLAFQAGAANLPAGVSEAASVEGITEYRLANGLRVLLVPDESKPSTTVNMTYLVGSRNENYGQTGMAHLLEHMLFKGTSTTRNAMGEFSRRGLQANGSTSSDRTNYFASFAANPDTLKWYLGWQADAMVNSLIAKEDLDSEMTVVRNEMESGENSPSRILMQKMQAAAYQWHSYGKNTIGARSDVENVDIGQLRAFYHEYYQPDNAVLIVAGKFDPQATLADIEQTLGKLPKPDRKLPPEYTVEPVQDGERSVTLRRAGGTPLVAAMYHIPAAGSPDFVPLDLATVILSDTPSGRLYHALVATKMASGVFGFTMENRDPGLAMFGAQLPPGKDLDAAMKTLTGTLESLGKTPFTQQELDRARSKWLTAWEQTYSDPEQVGVALSEAIAAGDWRLFFLQRDRARKATLTEVQQAATTYLLQSNRIEGRYIPTEKPLRAPQTQRVDLTAVFKDYKGDPDFKAASAFDPTPENIDKLTQRKTLELANGPVQLALLPKATRGSRVQAQMLIQFGNEKDLLGQRVNSSAAADLLIRGTAKLSRQEIQDRLDKLQAELGFSGGGTTLKIAMSTKGENLPELTALALEIVRNANFPKEQLDEYQRQLETSIQNAMTEPTALAGRALARQDNPWPADDLRYVPTFEESLASVRGLNRDALAKFHAKFYGAGKIEYSAVGDFDPAAVEKAITTGLAGWKKAPAYTRVPNPYRDIPAKQFDIDTPDKANAFYVSRMPLKLQDTDADYAALYLANYLFGASETSRLWNRVRETEGLSYNVRSSLSVSSFEPSASWTMYAIYAPQNRDRLEKAINEELARVLKDGFSDKEVADGINALLNYRNLARAQDDILASTWLDYLQRGRTFEWSAEMDKKISALTPDAVNAALRKYLRADGFSTAVAGDFKKKAAP; encoded by the coding sequence ATGCGCCTGTCCCTGTCGAAGCTGCCGCGCCCATTGGGTGCGCTGCTGTTCTCCTCCTTCCTGGCCTTTCAGGCCGGCGCCGCCAATCTTCCGGCCGGCGTCTCGGAGGCCGCCTCGGTTGAAGGCATCACTGAATACCGCTTGGCCAATGGCTTAAGGGTGCTGCTGGTACCCGACGAGTCCAAGCCGTCGACCACCGTCAACATGACCTACCTGGTGGGCTCGCGCAACGAGAACTACGGCCAGACCGGCATGGCGCACCTGCTGGAACACATGCTGTTCAAGGGTACGTCCACCACGCGCAACGCCATGGGCGAATTTTCGCGTCGTGGCCTGCAGGCCAACGGCTCCACCTCCAGCGACCGCACCAACTACTTCGCCAGTTTCGCCGCCAACCCCGACACCCTCAAGTGGTACCTGGGCTGGCAAGCCGACGCCATGGTTAATTCCCTGATCGCCAAGGAAGACCTGGATTCGGAAATGACCGTGGTCCGCAATGAAATGGAAAGCGGCGAAAACAGCCCGTCGCGCATCCTGATGCAAAAAATGCAGGCGGCCGCCTACCAGTGGCACAGCTACGGCAAGAACACCATCGGCGCCCGCTCCGACGTTGAAAACGTGGACATCGGCCAGCTTCGCGCCTTCTATCACGAGTACTACCAGCCCGATAATGCCGTGCTGATCGTGGCCGGCAAGTTCGACCCCCAGGCCACCCTGGCGGACATTGAACAAACGCTGGGCAAGCTGCCCAAGCCCGACCGCAAGTTGCCGCCCGAGTACACCGTGGAACCGGTGCAGGACGGCGAACGTTCGGTCACCTTGCGTCGTGCCGGCGGCACGCCGCTGGTAGCCGCCATGTACCACATCCCCGCCGCCGGCAGCCCCGATTTCGTGCCGCTGGACCTGGCCACCGTCATCCTGTCGGATACGCCGTCGGGCCGCCTGTACCACGCGCTGGTCGCCACGAAAATGGCCTCGGGCGTGTTCGGCTTCACCATGGAAAACCGCGATCCCGGCCTGGCGATGTTCGGCGCGCAATTGCCGCCGGGCAAAGACCTGGACGCTGCCATGAAGACGCTGACCGGCACGCTGGAATCGCTGGGTAAAACGCCTTTCACGCAACAGGAACTGGATCGCGCGCGCAGCAAATGGCTGACCGCCTGGGAACAAACCTACAGCGATCCCGAGCAGGTCGGTGTGGCGCTGTCCGAAGCCATCGCCGCTGGCGACTGGCGCTTGTTCTTCCTGCAGCGCGACCGCGCCCGCAAGGCCACGCTGACTGAAGTCCAACAAGCCGCAACCACCTATCTGCTGCAAAGCAATCGCATCGAAGGCCGCTACATTCCCACGGAAAAGCCGCTGCGTGCGCCGCAAACGCAGCGCGTGGACCTGACTGCCGTGTTCAAGGACTACAAGGGCGATCCGGACTTCAAGGCGGCATCCGCCTTTGACCCCACGCCCGAAAACATCGACAAGCTGACGCAAAGAAAAACACTGGAGCTCGCCAACGGGCCGGTTCAGTTGGCGCTGTTGCCCAAGGCCACGCGCGGCAGCCGCGTGCAGGCGCAGATGCTGATTCAATTCGGCAATGAAAAAGATCTGCTTGGCCAGCGCGTAAACTCGAGCGCCGCGGCGGATCTGCTGATCCGTGGCACGGCCAAGCTGTCGCGCCAGGAAATCCAGGACCGCCTGGACAAGCTGCAGGCCGAACTGGGCTTCAGCGGCGGCGGCACGACGCTGAAAATCGCCATGTCGACCAAGGGCGAGAACCTGCCCGAGCTGACCGCGCTGGCATTGGAAATCGTGCGCAACGCCAACTTCCCCAAGGAACAGTTGGACGAATACCAGCGCCAGCTTGAAACCTCGATCCAGAACGCCATGACCGAGCCCACGGCCTTGGCCGGACGCGCCCTGGCGCGCCAGGACAACCCGTGGCCCGCTGACGACCTGCGCTACGTGCCGACGTTTGAAGAGTCCTTGGCCAGCGTGCGCGGCCTGAACCGCGACGCGCTCGCCAAGTTCCACGCCAAGTTCTACGGCGCCGGCAAGATCGAGTATTCCGCCGTGGGCGACTTCGACCCCGCGGCTGTCGAAAAGGCCATCACCACGGGCCTGGCCGGTTGGAAGAAGGCGCCCGCCTACACCCGCGTGCCCAACCCGTATCGCGACATTCCCGCCAAGCAGTTCGACATCGATACGCCCGACAAGGCCAACGCCTTCTACGTGTCGCGCATGCCGTTGAAGCTGCAAGACACGGATGCGGACTACGCGGCCCTGTATCTGGCCAACTACCTGTTCGGTGCGTCTGAAACGTCACGCTTGTGGAACCGCGTGCGCGAAACCGAAGGCCTGTCCTACAACGTGCGCAGCTCGCTGTCGGTCTCGTCGTTCGAACCCAGCGCCAGTTGGACCATGTACGCCATTTACGCCCCCCAGAATCGTGACCGCCTGGAAAAGGCCATCAACGAGGAACTGGCGCGCGTGCTGAAGGACGGCTTTTCCGACAAGGAAGTGGCGGATGGCATCAACGCGCTTCTGAACTACCGCAACCTGGCCCGCGCGCAAGACGACATCCTGGCCAGCACCTGGCTTGACTACCTGCAACGCGGCCGCACGTTTGAGTGGTCAGCCGAGATGGACAAGAAGATCTCCGCCTTGACGCCCGACGCGGTCAATGCCGCGCTACGCAAGTACCTGCGCGCCGACGGTTTCAGCACCGCGGTCGCGGGCGACTTCAAAAAGAAAGCCGCGCCCTGA
- the dnaJ gene encoding molecular chaperone DnaJ, with the protein MAKRDYYEVLGVAKNASDDELKKAYRKLAMKYHPDRNPDSKEAEEKFKEAKEAYEVLGDEQKRAAYDRYGHAGVDPNSAGMGGAGMGGGFADAFGDIFGEIFGGAGGGGRRGGGPQVYRGADLKYALEITLEQAAAGFDTEIRVPSWEHCDTCHGSGAKAGTSPKTCRTCGGSGAVRMQQGFFSVQQTCPTCHGNGKEITDPCPACDGVGRIRRNKTLQVKIPAGIDDGMRIRSSGNGEPGINGGPPGDLYVEIHIKQHKIFQRDGDDLHCELTIPFTTAALGGELQVPTLGGKAEISIPEGTQSGKTFRLRGKGIRGVRGSYPGDLYCHVVVETPVRLSEDQKSILRQFETSLNDGGDRHSPQSKSWTDRVKEFFS; encoded by the coding sequence ATGGCAAAACGCGACTATTACGAAGTTCTGGGCGTGGCAAAGAACGCCTCGGACGACGAACTCAAGAAGGCCTATCGAAAGCTGGCCATGAAATACCACCCGGACCGCAATCCGGACAGCAAAGAAGCCGAAGAGAAGTTCAAGGAAGCCAAGGAAGCTTACGAGGTCCTGGGTGATGAACAGAAGCGCGCTGCGTATGACCGCTATGGCCATGCAGGCGTGGACCCCAATTCCGCCGGCATGGGCGGGGCGGGGATGGGCGGCGGCTTTGCCGACGCCTTCGGCGATATTTTCGGCGAGATCTTTGGAGGCGCTGGCGGCGGTGGCCGTCGCGGCGGCGGCCCGCAGGTGTACCGCGGGGCCGACCTGAAGTACGCGCTGGAAATCACGTTGGAACAGGCCGCGGCCGGGTTCGACACCGAAATCCGCGTACCGAGCTGGGAGCACTGCGATACCTGCCACGGCTCCGGCGCCAAGGCCGGCACGTCGCCCAAGACCTGCCGCACTTGCGGAGGTTCGGGCGCGGTGCGCATGCAGCAGGGTTTCTTCAGCGTGCAGCAAACCTGCCCGACCTGCCACGGCAACGGCAAGGAAATCACTGATCCCTGCCCGGCGTGCGACGGCGTGGGTCGTATCCGCCGCAACAAGACGCTGCAGGTGAAGATTCCGGCCGGTATCGATGACGGCATGCGTATCCGCTCCAGCGGCAATGGCGAACCGGGCATCAACGGCGGTCCTCCGGGCGACTTGTATGTGGAAATCCACATCAAGCAGCACAAGATCTTCCAGCGCGATGGCGACGACCTGCACTGCGAGCTGACCATTCCGTTCACCACGGCGGCGTTGGGCGGCGAATTGCAGGTGCCGACGTTGGGCGGCAAGGCCGAGATTTCGATTCCCGAGGGAACGCAGTCCGGTAAAACCTTCCGTTTGCGCGGCAAGGGTATTCGCGGCGTGCGGGGCAGCTATCCGGGTGATCTGTACTGCCACGTGGTGGTGGAAACGCCGGTGCGCCTGAGCGAGGACCAAAAGAGCATCCTGCGCCAGTTCGAGACGTCGCTGAACGACGGGGGCGACCGCCACTCGCCGCAAAGCAAGTCCTGGACGGATCGGGTGAAGGAGTTCTTCAGCTGA
- a CDS encoding DUF1841 family protein, translating to MFNPSRDQVREFFIDTWRKHRANEVLTPLEAIALDWIIEHPEYHGDLESPEAMTMDYAVEKGRTNPFLHLSMHLAIAEQLSIDHPPGIRLAYQQLTARSDAHHAAHEIMECLGQVVWEAQRLGTPLDSDSYIDLIRRRASL from the coding sequence ATGTTCAATCCCTCACGCGACCAAGTCCGCGAATTCTTTATCGACACCTGGCGCAAGCACCGCGCCAACGAGGTGCTGACTCCGCTCGAGGCCATCGCGCTGGACTGGATCATCGAGCATCCCGAATACCACGGCGACCTTGAAAGCCCAGAGGCCATGACCATGGACTACGCGGTGGAAAAGGGGCGCACCAATCCGTTCCTGCACCTGTCCATGCACCTGGCCATCGCGGAACAATTGTCCATCGATCATCCGCCCGGCATCCGTCTGGCCTACCAGCAGTTAACCGCACGCTCGGACGCCCACCACGCAGCCCATGAAATCATGGAATGCCTGGGGCAAGTGGTGTGGGAAGCGCAGCGGCTGGGCACGCCGCTGGACAGCGACAGCTATATCGACCTGATCCGCCGCCGCGCCAGCCTGTAA
- a CDS encoding AAA family ATPase — translation MSAAQSAHSATPARFNGTDSYVATDDLKLAVNAALTLQRPLLIKGEPGTGKTMLAEEVARALGRPLLQWHIKSTTKAHQGLYEYDAVSRLRDSQLGDEKVRDIRNYIVQGTLWQAFQADEPVVLLIDEIDKADIEFPNDLLRELDRMEFHVYETRETISARHRPLVIITSNNEKDLPDAFLRRCFFHYIRFPDRDTMRDIVAVHYPHLKQDVLRAALDTFFALRDAPGLKKKPSTSELLDWLRLLLAENATAAEIDAHTATAVPLMAGALLKNEQDVHLLERLAAMTRGGQRR, via the coding sequence ATGTCCGCAGCCCAGTCCGCACACTCCGCCACGCCCGCCCGCTTCAACGGGACCGACTCTTACGTCGCCACCGACGACCTGAAACTGGCCGTCAACGCCGCCCTGACTTTGCAGCGCCCGCTGCTGATCAAGGGCGAGCCGGGCACCGGCAAGACCATGCTGGCCGAAGAAGTGGCGCGCGCGCTGGGCCGGCCCCTGCTGCAATGGCACATCAAGTCCACCACCAAGGCGCATCAGGGCCTGTACGAATACGACGCCGTGTCGCGCCTGCGCGACTCGCAGCTGGGTGACGAGAAAGTGCGCGACATCCGCAACTACATCGTGCAAGGCACCTTGTGGCAAGCGTTCCAAGCGGACGAACCGGTGGTGCTGCTGATCGACGAGATCGACAAGGCCGACATCGAATTCCCCAACGACCTGCTGCGCGAACTGGACCGCATGGAATTCCATGTGTATGAAACGCGCGAGACCATCTCCGCGCGCCATCGCCCGCTGGTCATCATCACGTCCAACAACGAGAAGGACCTGCCCGACGCATTCCTGCGCCGCTGCTTCTTCCACTACATCCGCTTCCCCGACCGCGACACCATGCGCGACATCGTCGCCGTGCACTACCCGCACCTGAAGCAGGACGTGCTGCGCGCGGCGCTGGACACCTTCTTTGCGCTGCGCGATGCGCCCGGCCTGAAGAAAAAGCCGTCTACCTCTGAACTGCTGGACTGGCTGCGCCTGCTGCTGGCCGAAAACGCCACGGCGGCCGAGATCGACGCCCACACGGCAACCGCCGTGCCGCTGATGGCCGGCGCGCTTCTGAAGAACGAGCAAGACGTGCACCTGCTGGAACGCCTGGCGGCCATGACCCGCGGCGGCCAGCGCCGCTGA
- a CDS encoding IS3 family transposase (programmed frameshift), whose protein sequence is MTKYDERFKLNAVRHYLAGQLGYREVARSHGIEHSMLRRWVASYEQHGSAGLAKKFSHYDAAFKQEVLGRIDLDGLSDRQAAALYDIRHAGSIGIWRAQYDAGGAGALAPRTKGRRPMPHKYPPAPTPKDMTEDELRKENAYLRAELDYLKKLKALIQAERRSARQKAQMVQGLRSAHPLTLLLRAARLSRSTFYYHLKAQGAADKYAGLKARIGAVYARNKGRYGYRRITSVLRQAGELINHKTVQRLMQALGIKSLVRAKKYRSYRGEVGRIAPDLLKRQFEASGPNQKWATDVTEFNVQGKKLYLSPVMDLYNGEIVAYQTEQRPVFGLVTKMLKKAFAKLKPLDTPLLHSDQGWQYQQRAYRRLLAERAVTQSMSRKGNCLDNAAMESFFGTLKSEFFHLNRFESIEQLQAGIRRYIHYYNHHRIKLKLKGLSPVQYRTQAFGP, encoded by the exons ATGACGAAGTACGATGAGCGATTCAAGCTGAATGCGGTAAGGCATTACTTAGCTGGCCAGCTTGGCTATCGAGAGGTGGCCCGCAGCCATGGGATCGAGCATTCGATGCTGCGCCGTTGGGTAGCGAGCTACGAGCAGCACGGCAGTGCTGGGCTAGCCAAGAAGTTCAGTCATTACGATGCGGCGTTCAAGCAGGAGGTGCTTGGGCGGATAGACCTTGATGGCCTGTCAGATCGCCAGGCTGCGGCGCTCTATGACATTCGTCACGCGGGCAGCATCGGCATCTGGCGCGCCCAGTATGATGCTGGGGGAGCAGGCGCGTTGGCGCCGCGAACTAAAGGTAGACGTCCCATGCCGCATAAATACCCTCCGGCACCGACCCCCAAAGACATGACCGAGGACGAGTTGCGCAAAGAGAATGCCTATCTGCGTGCGGAGCTCGACTACCTAAAAAAATTGAAGGCCTTGATCCAAGCGGAACGG CGAAGCGCTCGTCAAAAAGCGCAAATGGTCCAAGGATTAAGGTCAGCCCATCCGCTGACATTGTTGCTGCGCGCAGCCCGGCTGTCGCGCAGCACGTTTTACTACCATCTGAAGGCGCAGGGCGCGGCGGACAAGTACGCCGGGCTCAAGGCCAGGATCGGTGCCGTCTATGCCCGCAACAAGGGGCGCTACGGCTATCGCCGGATCACCTCGGTGCTGCGCCAGGCCGGCGAACTGATCAACCACAAGACGGTGCAGCGCCTGATGCAGGCGCTGGGGATAAAATCGCTAGTGCGGGCCAAGAAATATCGCTCATACCGTGGCGAGGTAGGCCGGATCGCACCGGATTTGCTCAAGCGCCAGTTCGAGGCGTCTGGCCCCAACCAGAAGTGGGCTACCGACGTGACCGAGTTCAACGTCCAGGGCAAGAAGCTGTATCTGTCCCCGGTGATGGACCTGTACAACGGCGAGATCGTGGCCTATCAAACCGAGCAGCGCCCGGTGTTCGGCCTGGTGACCAAGATGCTGAAAAAGGCCTTCGCCAAGCTCAAACCCTTGGATACGCCGTTGCTGCACTCGGATCAGGGCTGGCAATACCAGCAACGCGCCTACCGGCGCCTGCTAGCCGAGCGCGCCGTCACCCAGAGCATGTCCCGCAAGGGCAACTGCCTGGACAACGCCGCCATGGAGAGCTTCTTCGGCACGCTCAAGTCGGAGTTCTTCCATCTGAACCGCTTCGAGAGCATCGAGCAGCTACAGGCCGGCATCCGCCGCTACATCCACTACTACAATCACCACCGCATCAAGCTCAAGCTAAAAGGCCTGAGCCCGGTTCAATACCGGACCCAGGCCTTCGGCCCTTAG
- a CDS encoding GNAT family N-acetyltransferase translates to MNSPADTHAPDGATLVDCTYERHADQILAIFNDAIVNSTALYDYKPRPREAMSGWFQTKQQGGFPVVGFENAAGELMAFASYGTFRAWPAFKYSVEHSVYVDGRFRGRGLGEAMMRVLIERARANQVHVLVGGIDASNDGSIRLHEKLGFKHAGTIREAGFKFGRWLDLAFYQLTLDTPEQPVDG, encoded by the coding sequence ATGAACTCGCCCGCTGATACCCACGCGCCCGACGGCGCAACCCTTGTCGATTGCACGTACGAACGCCACGCGGATCAGATACTGGCCATCTTCAACGACGCCATCGTCAATTCCACCGCGCTGTACGACTACAAGCCCCGGCCGCGCGAAGCGATGTCGGGTTGGTTCCAGACCAAGCAGCAGGGCGGCTTTCCGGTGGTCGGGTTTGAAAACGCGGCTGGCGAACTGATGGCGTTTGCCAGCTATGGCACTTTCCGCGCCTGGCCCGCGTTCAAGTATTCCGTTGAGCATTCCGTCTACGTGGACGGGCGTTTTCGCGGCCGGGGCCTGGGCGAAGCAATGATGCGCGTGCTGATCGAACGAGCGCGTGCCAATCAGGTGCACGTGCTGGTCGGCGGCATTGACGCCTCCAACGACGGCAGCATCCGCCTGCACGAGAAGCTGGGGTTCAAGCACGCCGGCACAATCCGCGAAGCGGGCTTCAAGTTCGGCCGCTGGCTGGATCTGGCGTTTTATCAGTTGACGCTGGATACGCCTGAGCAGCCGGTGGATGGGTAA
- a CDS encoding c-type cytochrome — translation MKLRTSLKCTVSVLAAIASCAIAGQAVAADAAPVGNIQNARDKVSMCIGCHGIEGYKATFPELYHVPMIAGQNAKYIETALNEYKKGARSHPTMDAIAGSLSDQDIADLAAYYANLK, via the coding sequence ATGAAGTTGCGAACCTCTCTGAAGTGCACGGTTTCCGTGTTGGCCGCGATAGCATCCTGTGCGATCGCCGGCCAGGCTGTTGCTGCTGACGCAGCGCCTGTCGGTAACATCCAAAACGCCCGCGACAAGGTTTCCATGTGCATCGGTTGCCACGGCATCGAAGGCTACAAGGCGACGTTCCCCGAGCTCTATCACGTGCCGATGATTGCTGGCCAAAACGCCAAGTACATCGAAACCGCCCTCAACGAGTACAAGAAAGGCGCGCGCAGCCATCCCACGATGGACGCCATTGCCGGCAGCCTGTCCGACCAGGACATCGCCGATCTGGCCGCGTACTACGCGAATCTCAAATAA
- a CDS encoding DUF4148 domain-containing protein, giving the protein MKTLTTTLLLSLALVGVGAQAAGVEQAKTRDQVATELQQAKANGQYTFGELDYPPALPQAASLSSQDVQAQLQQAKISGEYTFGELEYPPTTSAPASVKTRADVQQELAQAKASGQYTFGELDYPPTTR; this is encoded by the coding sequence ATGAAAACCCTAACCACCACCCTGCTGCTATCCCTGGCTTTGGTTGGCGTTGGCGCCCAAGCCGCCGGCGTTGAACAAGCCAAGACCCGCGACCAGGTCGCGACCGAATTGCAGCAAGCCAAGGCCAACGGCCAATACACGTTCGGCGAACTGGACTACCCGCCCGCCCTGCCCCAAGCCGCCAGCTTGAGCTCGCAAGACGTGCAAGCCCAGTTGCAACAAGCCAAGATCAGCGGCGAATACACCTTCGGCGAACTCGAATACCCGCCCACCACTTCCGCGCCGGCCAGCGTGAAGACCCGCGCCGACGTCCAGCAAGAACTGGCCCAAGCCAAGGCCAGCGGCCAATACACGTTCGGCGAGCTCGACTACCCGCCGACCACCCGGTGA
- a CDS encoding c-type cytochrome, which produces MNRTMLALLGATFAMAGASVQAQDLAAGKAVFDKFNCASCHGADAKTAVDPSYPTLAGQHADYLVHALKAYKRGASGSAATANVRKNPIMGAFATQLSDQDISNVSAWLASLPSDLGVRK; this is translated from the coding sequence ATGAATCGCACGATGCTTGCCCTTCTGGGCGCGACTTTCGCCATGGCGGGCGCTTCCGTCCAGGCGCAGGACCTGGCCGCCGGCAAGGCCGTTTTCGATAAATTCAATTGCGCGTCGTGCCACGGCGCCGACGCCAAGACCGCGGTGGACCCGTCCTACCCCACGCTGGCCGGCCAGCACGCTGATTACCTGGTCCACGCGCTGAAGGCCTACAAGCGTGGCGCCTCCGGCAGCGCAGCCACCGCCAACGTACGCAAGAACCCCATCATGGGCGCTTTCGCCACGCAATTGTCCGACCAGGATATTTCCAACGTGTCGGCATGGCTGGCGTCCCTGCCCAGCGACCTGGGCGTGCGCAAGTAA
- a CDS encoding GNAT family N-acetyltransferase has protein sequence MSLSLEVETSRLVLRQWRADDRQPFAEMNADPRVTEFLLPLSAQESDALAARLAAGIDEHGWGFWAVEAPGVAPFIGFVGIKPMPAMLPFAPGIEVGWRLAQPFWGRGYASEAAEAALRVGFEQVRLDEIVAFTAVGNQRSRAVMARLGMQADAGTFDHPALSPGHPLREHVLYRLRREHWMGRNNGDAEPGGMPVAAA, from the coding sequence ATGTCGTTATCGCTGGAAGTAGAAACGTCGCGACTGGTGCTGCGGCAATGGCGCGCGGATGACCGCCAGCCGTTCGCGGAAATGAACGCGGATCCGCGCGTGACCGAGTTCCTGCTGCCGCTGTCGGCACAGGAAAGCGATGCGCTGGCCGCACGGCTGGCGGCGGGCATTGACGAGCATGGCTGGGGGTTCTGGGCCGTTGAAGCGCCCGGTGTGGCGCCGTTCATCGGCTTTGTCGGCATCAAGCCCATGCCGGCGATGCTGCCGTTCGCGCCGGGGATCGAAGTGGGCTGGCGTCTGGCGCAGCCGTTTTGGGGGCGTGGCTATGCCAGCGAAGCCGCTGAAGCGGCACTGCGCGTCGGGTTCGAACAGGTCAGGCTGGATGAAATCGTGGCGTTCACGGCGGTGGGCAATCAGCGATCACGCGCGGTGATGGCGCGGCTTGGCATGCAGGCAGATGCCGGCACGTTTGATCATCCGGCGTTGTCCCCGGGCCACCCGCTGCGTGAGCATGTGCTTTATCGCCTGCGTCGGGAGCATTGGATGGGTCGAAATAACGGTGACGCAGAGCCAGGCGGCATGCCGGTTGCGGCGGCATAA